In Metopolophium dirhodum isolate CAU chromosome 7, ASM1992520v1, whole genome shotgun sequence, one genomic interval encodes:
- the LOC132948992 gene encoding ADP-ribosylation factor 6 gives MGKLLSKIFGNKEMRILMLGLDAAGKTTILYKLKLGQSVTTIPTVGFNVETVIYKNVKINVWDVGGQDKIRPLWRHYYTGTQGLIFVVDCADRDRIDEAKQELHRIINDREMRDAIILIFANKQDLTNAMKPHEIQEKLGLTRIRDRNWYVQPSCATTGDGLHEGLAWLTSNFKQ, from the exons ATGGGAAAGCTGCTTTCCAAAATTTTTGGTAACAAAGAGATGAGAATACTTATGCTTGGTTTGGATGCAGCTGGAAAAACAA ctATCTTGTACAAATTGAAATTGGGTCAATCTGTGACAACAATACCAACAGTTGGCTTCAATGTAGAAACAGTGATTtacaaaaacgtgaaaattaatGTTTGG gACGTCGGGGGTCAAGACAAAATACGTCCACTATGGCGACATTACTATACAGGCACACAAGGTTTGATCTTTGTAGTGGATTGTGCAGATCGTGATCGTATAGATGAAGCTAAGCAAGAATTACATCGGATAATAAATGACAGAGAGATGAGGGatgcaataattttaatatttgccaACAAACAAGACTTGACCAATG caATGAAACCACACGAAATACAAGAAAAACTTGGACTAACAAGAATACGGGATAGAAATTGGTATGTTCAACCATCGTGTGCTACCACAGGAGATGGATTACATGAAGGCCTCGCTTGGCTCacatcaaattttaaacaatga
- the LOC132948629 gene encoding UDP-glucosyltransferase 2-like, with product MKSISFATVVFCALTIAQTRSSEILVIFPTTAQSHYRVVRPLIHSLLDRGHKILAITNFPDAVERANLSHIDISGLKPHSKFKTSNNGIIKSLTRVIRNANTYETILNHPTVAKLLRSRQKFDLVIAEFFTPTPIFAPIATVVDAPIVGFCPMITFPWINEVMGMETTTSYMPSIISNSTDRMSFFQRICNTVRSVIIEIAFNWMNTPVVRQINKNHYGIQTESVIKTMANLSMIMTNNYHSMFLPFPKPPGIVEVGGIHVVDEKPVPQDLNDFINDAEHGVILFSLGSVVSEASLGADKLNNILDAFSKLKQRVIMKFDADKYKIQLPVNVKVVKWFPQRDLLAHPKVLLFISHAGMMSTIETIHCGKPMVAIPIFGDQIFNTNLLVEKQVAVAIEYKHLESDQLFSAINEALTEKYTINMKKLQQLYNDRPHSPLETAVYWTEYVMRNKNESKELLKSQKVHLNFYQSHLIDIFAAFLIPLIMTIYIIQWTTKRLRKH from the exons ATGAAGTCTATTTCGTTTGCCACCGTTGTTTTTTGTGCCTTAACAATTGCACAGACTAGGTCTTCGGAAATCCTGGTCATATTCCCGACGACCGCCCAGAGTCATTACCGTGTCGTCCGACCACTAATCCACAGCCTATTGGACCGCGGGCACAAAATATTAGCGATCACGAATTTTCCGGATGCTGTGGAAAGAGCCAATTTATCACACATCGACATTTCCGGGTTAAAACCACACTCGAAATTCAAGACCAGCAACAATGGAATAATTAAATCACTAACGCGCGTAATCAGAAACGCCAACACATACGAGACTATTCTCAATCATCCGACAGTTGCGAAACTCCTACGGTCCCGACAAAAATTCGACTTGGTGATTGCCGAATTTTTTACACCTACACCAATATTTGCACCGATCGCCACAGTTGTGGACGCACCGATTGTTGGATTTTGTCCAATGATTACATTTCCGTGGATAAACGAGGTGATGGGAATGGAGACGACCACGTCTTATATGCCTAGTATCATCAGTAACTCCACGGACCGTATGTCATTTTTCCAGCGAATCTGTAATACTGTGAGATCGGTAATCATTGAAATCGCGTTTAATTGGATGAACACCCCAGTAGTTCggcaaattaataaaaaccattacGGGATACAAACGGAATCAGTAATAAAAACGATGGCTAACTTAAGCATGATTATGACGAACAATTATCATAGCATGTTTTTACCCTTTCCCAAACCGCCCGGAATCGTTGAGGTTGGTGGTATTCATGTAGTCGACGAAAAACCTGTTCCGCAA GACTTGAACGATTTCATAAATGATGCCGAACATGGTGTGATCTTATTCAGTTTGGGCTCTGTCGTGTCGGAAGCATCGTTGGGCGCTGATAAACTGAATAACATACTCGATGCATTTTCGAAACTTAAACAAAGAGTCATAATGAAGTTTGATGCtgacaaatacaaaatacagtTACCAGTGAATGTAAAAGTGGTCAAATGGTTTCCACAGCGAGATCTTTTAG cACACCCAAaggtattactatttatatcaCATGCTGGTATGATGAGCACAATCGAAACAATACACTGTGGTAAACCAATGGTAGCTATACCGATATTCGGcgatcaaatatttaataccaattTGTTGGTTGAAAAACAAGTTGCTGTCGCTATAGAATACAAACATTTAGAGAGTGACCAGCTTTTCAGTGCTATCAATGAAGCATTGACCGAGAAATATAC GATTAACATGAAAAAACTGCAACAGTTATATAATGATCGACCACATTCACCTCTCGAAACAGCTGTTTACTGGACCGAGTATGTAATGAGAAATAAAAACGAATCGAAAGAATTGTTAAAAAGTCAAAAGGTTcacttaaatttttatcaatcgCATTTAATTGATATATTCGCTGCTTTTCTCATCCCActtattatgacaatatatatcatacaatggACAACGAAACGTCTGAGGAAGCATTAA